One segment of Triticum aestivum cultivar Chinese Spring chromosome 2A, IWGSC CS RefSeq v2.1, whole genome shotgun sequence DNA contains the following:
- the LOC123184901 gene encoding peroxidase 2-like, protein MAKLAILISCAMLLAAACHGLEVGYYRSTCPKAEALVRAEVKKAVRADAGSGAGIIRMLFHDCFVEGCDASVLLDPTPANPQPEKLGAPNNPSLRGFEVIDAAKAALERACPGVVSCADVVAFAARDASYLLSHARVSFHVPAGRLDGRRSIANDTLLFLPGPTSNLSTLVSGFAAKGLSAEDMVVLSGAHSIGRSHCSSFVPDRLATQSDIGAPLASLLRRRCPASPTAANDPTVVQDFVTPRKLDNQFYKNVLARRVLFTSDAALLSSQDTGRMVRANARFPASWEKKFAKAMVKMANIEIKGSGVGEIRKNCRLVN, encoded by the coding sequence ATGGCTAAGCTTGCCATTCTGATCTCATGCGCCATGCTCCTAGCCGCGGCGTGCCATGGCCTGGAGGTGGGCTACTACCGAAGCACGTGCCCGAAGGCCGAGGCGCTCGTGCGCGCCGAGGTGAAGAAGGCCGTGCGCGCCGACGCCGGCTCCGGCGCCGGCATCATCCGCATGctcttccacgactgcttcgtcgAGGGCTGCGACGCCTCCGTGCTGCTGGACCCGACGCCGGCCAACCCGCAGCCGGAGAAGCTGGGCGCGCCCAACAACCCCAGCCTCCGGGGCTTCGAGGTCATCGACGCCGCCAAGGCCGCCCTCGAGCGCGCCTGCCCCGgcgtcgtctcctgcgccgacgtcgTCGCCTTCGCGGCCCGCGACGCGTCCTACCTCCTCAGCCACGCCAGGGTCAGCTTCCACGTCCCCGCCGGCCGCCTCGACGGCCGCAGGTCCATCGCCAACGACACGCTCCTCTTCCTGCCCGGCCCGACCTCCAACCTCAGCACCCTCGTCTCCGGCTTCGCCGCCAAGGGCCTCTCCGCCGAGGACATGGTCGTGCTCTCCGGGGCGCACTCCATCGGCCGCTCCCACTGCTCCTCCTTCGTCCCCGACCGCCTCGCCACACAGTCCGACATCGGCGCGCCGCTCGCCAGCCTCCTGCGCCGCCGGTGCCCAGCCAGCCCCACCGCCGCCAACGACCCCACGGTGGTGCAGGACTTCGTGACGCCCAGGAAGCTCGACAACCAGTTCTACAAGAACGTGCTCGCGCGCAGGGTGCTCTTCACGTCCGACGCCGCGCTGCTGTCCTCGCAGGACACGGGGAGGATGGTGCGCGCCAACGCCAGGTTCCCGGCGTCGTGGGAGAAGAAGTTCGCCAAAGCGATGGTGAAGATGGCCAACATCGAAATCAAGGGCAGCGGCGTCGGCGAGATCAGGAAGAACTGCCGCCTCGTCAACTAG
- the LOC123184902 gene encoding peroxidase 2 — MANLAVAILLASLGAVATAQKTSAPAAMPAYQGSYPSYASPPVAEMPAYQGSYPSHISSPAASPSYTFPAPSPPSMAAPTASPPSPTPSPSAGRRRLRVGFYRRSCPRAENIVREAVRNATSKNPGLGAGIIRMHFHDCFVQGCDASVLLDPTAANPQPEKLSPPNFPSLRGFEVIDAAKEALEKVCPGRVSCADIIAFAARDASFFLSRARINFRMPAGRLDGRVSLSSEALDFLPPPFFNLSQLVDNFRAKNLDEDDLVVLSGAHTIGVSHCSSFTDRLPPNPSDMNPAFATLLQSKCPVSPNFTNDPTVVQDIVTPNRLDTRYYTNVLKRNVLFTSDAALLSSRRTARKVAENALIPRRWESKFARAMVKMAAIELKTAANGEIRKMCRVVNN, encoded by the exons ATGGCAAACCTCGCCGTTGCCATCTTGCTTGCATCGCTCGGAGCCGTGGCTACTGCTCAAAAAACCTCCGCGCCGGCGGCAATGCCAGCCTACCAAGGCTCCTACCCAAGCTACGCTAGTCCGCCCGTAGCCGAAATGCCAGCCTATCAAGGTTCCTATCCAAGCCACATTAGCTCCCCAGCTGCTAGCCCGAGCTACACCTTCCCGGCACCAAGCCCGCCAAGCATGGCCGCACCTACTGCTAGTCCACCGAGCCCGACCCCTTCTCCGTCTGCGGGACGACGGAGGCTGCGTGTCGGCTTCTACAGGCGCTCGTGCCCACGGGCGGAGAACATCGTCAGGGAGGCCGTGAGGAACGCCACGTCCAAGAACCCTGGCCTGGGCGCTGGGATAATTCGGATgcacttccacgactgcttcgtccaG GGTTGCGACGCTTCCGTCCTGCTCGACCCGACAGCGGCCAACCCGCAGCCGGAGAAGCTCAGCCCACCCAACTTCCCAAGCCTGCGTGGCTTCGAAGTGATCGACGCTGCCAAAGAGGCGCTCGAGAAGGTTTGCCCCGGGAGGGTCTCCTGCGCCGACATTATCGCCTTTGCCGCCCGAGACGCTTCCTTCTTCCTCAGCCGTGCAAGGATCAACTTTAGGATGCCGGCAGGGCGCCTGGACGGGCGCGTGTCCCTCTCCAGTGAGGCGCTCGATTTCCTTCCGCCACCGTTCTTCAACCTCTCGCAGCTCGTCGACAATTTCAGGGCCAAGAACCTCGACGAGGATGACCTCGTGGTGCTCTCCGGCGCGCACACCATCGGCGTGTCCCACTGCTCGTCCTTCACCGACCGCCTCCCGCCGAACCCCTCGGACATGAACCCGGCATTCGCCACCCTGCTGCAGAGCAAGTGTCCGGTGAGTCCCAACTTCACGAACGACCCAACAGTGGTGCAGGACATTgtgacgcctaaccggttggacACCCGGTACTACACCAATGTGCTCAAGCGCAACGTGCTCTTCACCTCCGACGCGGCACTCTTGTCGTCCCGGCGGACAGCCAGGAAGGTGGCGGAGAACGCACTTATCCCAAGGAGGTGGGAGAGCAAGTTCGCCAGGGCGATGGTGAAGATGGCGGCCATCGAGCTCAAGACCGCTGCAAATGGGGAGATCAGGAAGATGTGCAGGGTCGTCAACAACTAG